GCCCCGGGTGATGTCTCAACTTTCGTATTGAATGGAGTTGCTACCTCATTGATAAACAAATCATCATCACCACGTTGCAGATTCAGGTGTGATGAGAATCCTTTATTCTTAAAAAACAACTCTTTCCGATAAGCCATGTTTCGTCCAATTCCCATAAAAGGCTTATCAAGCAGGGCAAATCCCAAATAACGGATGGACATTAGCAGGTTGGTGAAAGCAGCTTTTCGCTGAAACCACCCTTTACCTTGCTCGTATCCGCTGTATCCAAGTACAATATCTGTACTCGGGGTAAAGTTTCGTGCCATTAATTTTAACCAGTCTCTGCTCACCGGACGACAGTTGGCTTCTGTAAATACTAGCCAGTCGTGCTTACTTGCTTTGATGCCCACTGTAAGGGCTAGTTTCTTTCGGCTGATATAGCGAGCTCCATCTGGAGTAAACGAGTGATATAAATTGCTGTATTTATCCTCAAATATAGTGAGTACATCTTCACTTTCATCTGTCGATCCGTCGTTGACAACGATTACCTCAAAGTTTGGATAGTCCTGTTCCAAAACGGCAGGCAGAAACTTCTGTAGATTTTCCGATTCATTTCTGGCACAAATAATAACTGATACCGGGGGATATTTATCCTCATATATTAAATCTCCTTCTTTTTCGGCTTTATTGTGAATGTGTAATTGATTGTAAAGTGTGAAGTAGTAAATTGCCTGAATAATAAGAAGCAAACCAATGGTTGCCAGTAAAATAATTTCGACTATGTTGAATGCCAGTAAATCCATTTCTTGATATCTTTTTTTGTTGTTGCAAAAGTACACTAAATATTGGAATTACTATGAATACAATTCAGTTTTTGATGCAGAGAATTTCCGTCAATTACAATCTGGCGATTCTATAAAAAAGTAAAAGGATGACTTTTGGTCATCCTTTTACTTTTATAATCATTTTATCACATCAGTTCATCAGATGTATAGCCTTTTGGAAGTTCTCTGCAATTGTATCCAGAAGCCATTATCTCTCCATATGCACCGGCCGAACGAAGAGCCAAAAGGTCTCCGCGCTTAACCTTGTTGAGGTCGAAAGCTTTTCCAAATACATCAGACGACTCACAAATAGGACCTACTACATCGTATTTTTCCACAGGTTCTTCCGATGTAATATTCTCTATCTTATGATAAGCCTGATAAAGAGCCGGGCGAATCAAGTCTGTCATACCACCATCCAGAATAGCGAATTG
The Bacteroides sedimenti genome window above contains:
- a CDS encoding glycosyltransferase, whose amino-acid sequence is MDLLAFNIVEIILLATIGLLLIIQAIYYFTLYNQLHIHNKAEKEGDLIYEDKYPPVSVIICARNESENLQKFLPAVLEQDYPNFEVIVVNDGSTDESEDVLTIFEDKYSNLYHSFTPDGARYISRKKLALTVGIKASKHDWLVFTEANCRPVSRDWLKLMARNFTPSTDIVLGYSGYEQGKGWFQRKAAFTNLLMSIRYLGFALLDKPFMGIGRNMAYRKELFFKNKGFSSHLNLQRGDDDLFINEVATPFNTKVETSPGAIVRMESAISYKFWKEEKVSYLATSRYYHGMQRFLTGFETTSRLFFLTACVSTLAYSIIMQQWLILGIAILAYVLRYVMQMVIINRTASEMNEKRYYFTLPLFDVIQPIDILKFKLYRRFRGKGDFMRR